The genomic region ACCAGATCAGGGCCGACGGGAGCGGGCCGTTGCCGGCGAGCGGGTCGAAGGGCCAGTTGGCGGTGTAGGTGAAGGTCTCGCCGGGGCGGTCGGTCATCCCGCTCCAGGCGGTCCAGAAGTAGAACGCGGTCACCTGGCGGGCGCGCTCGGGCGAGTCCACGAACCCGGGCGGGATCGACATCGCGTCCGAGCCCTTCTGGAAGAGCTGGTCGTAGTAGGCGACCAGGGTCGGGAAGGCGGTGGCCTGGCCGCGCGAGAGGGTGAGCGTGTCGGTCGCCGCGTCGTAGCGGTTCCGGTGCAGCTCGTCCTTCACGAGGGCCTGCACGCGCCCCCGCTCGCCGGCGTCGAGCGCCTCGAGGTCGGCCTGCGTGAAGGCGCGCGCCGCGCCGGCGTCGAGCCCGTGCGCCAGGCCGGCGGTCACGAGCGCGGTGCGGTGGAGGCTGTCCGCCGTCCAGTCGGGCGCGAGGTACGCGCCGTGGCCCAGGATGGAGCCCACGTGCTGCCCGCCGCGCGACAGATAGTACTTCTGGCCGGCGACGACGTCCTCGGCGGTGAAGATCACCTGGCCTTGGGCGTCCACCACGCGGCCCGGGATGGGCGGCTTGTAGCGGCTGATCTGGGCTCCGCCGAAGATGAGCACGCTGAAGGCGGCCACGACGACGAAGAGGAGTACGGCTCGGGTGCGGTGACTGGGCATGGTGCTTCCTCTCGAGACGGCTGCGGTGAGGCGACGGTGAGGCGGGCTGGGGACGGATCCCTCCCGTCGGGGCGCCACCTCGCCGTCGGAGGAGCGAGGCAGCGCCGCGTGGGAGGGAGGAGGGAGGGGGTGGGCGGGACGGCGGGCTAGCAGCAGCCGCCGGACACGGGGAACCGGGGACCGGCGCCAGCGCCGCAGGCGGCGCGGGCCGGGGCGTGGCGGGCCACGAGCGCCTCGGCGCTCTTCGCGAGCTCGGCGGGGCGGCCGGAGGCGCCCTTCTCGACCTCGTAGCGCTCGCAGGCGGCGGAGACGGCGTCCAGGGCGGCCGGGGCGAGCCGCTGCTCGGCCATGGGGTAGAGGATGGCGTCCTCCTTGTGGATGTGGTTGTGCAGGAGCTGGGCGTACCCGCCGGCGGCCTCGACGAGGCGGGCCCGGTCGAGGTCCGTCCAGGGGGCCTGCTGCTCGACGAGCCCCTTCAGGACGGCGATCTGGCGGCGCCCCTCGTCGTGCTCCATCAGCATCACGGCGATGGGGCCGGCGTGGCGCGGGAAGCCGGCCTCGACCATCGCGGCGAAGAGGATGTCCTCCTCCTTGCCGTGGTGATGGGCGTCGGCGAACTCGCGGACGAACGCGACGAAGCGGCCGAGCTCGGCCCGGTCCTCGGCGGTCCCCACGGCCTGGCGCCGGCGGAGCTCGTCGGCGTAGGCGGCGAGGGCGTCGATCGCGCTCTCGATGAGTCGGTGCTCCTGCATCAGGGTCTCGATGGCGTCCATGCCCTTGCCCTAGAGCAACTCGCTTGCCAAGCAGCCAACCTCCCGGAATTCCAGTCGTTGACCTGCGTGCGCGCGATCGCCCCACCGCCTTTTCGGTGGAAGGCGCACCGACATTCGGGTGCGACACCGAAATTCCGGTGCGGATCGCGATGTTTTGACAAGGCCACCCGCATTTCGTTAGTCCCGATCCGATGCCCCTGCCCGTCCTGCCCTCCCCCGTCCCGGCCGCCCCCGCCCACGACCCCCACCAGCAGATCGTGGAGGAGGCGATCGAGGCGGTGCTCTCGACGGTGGACCTCGCCTCGGTCCTCGAGCGGACCGGCGCCCTCCTCAACCGCCACTTCGGCCAGACCCGCGTCTCGATCAACCGGATCGGCCCGCAGGAGCACCTCGCCCAGGTGGCGCTGGTGAGCGATCCGCGCCACCCCGGGCAGCCCGGGACCGTGTTCGAGCTCGCGGGCTCCGCCTCGGGGCGCGCCCTCGCCGACCGCCGCCCGCTCGTCGTCGATCCCATCGACGCCGCGCGCCCCCGCTACCGCGAGGAGCCGGAGCTGGCCCGGCTCGGCTACGGCTCGCTCGTCTCGTTCCCGCTGGTGTTCGAGGACCAGCTCCTCGGCACGCTCGACATCGCGCACCCGCCGGCGGAGGGGCTGCTCGCCTGCTGCTTCCAGGTCGCGCGGCAGGTGGCGCACCTCGTCGCCATCGCGCTGCACAACAGCCTGATGGTGGAGGAGGTGCAGCGGCTCAACCGGCTGCTGGGGCGCGAGAACGCCCTCCTCAAGGAGGAGATCCGGCAGATCAAGCGCGACACCCGCTACATCGCCGAGAGCGCGCCCATGCGCGCCGTGGTGGAGCGCGTCCGCCTCGCCGCGCCCTCCGACACCACCGTGCTCGTGCGCGGCGAGACCGGCACCGGCAAGGAGGGGCTCGCGCGGCTGGTCCACGACCTCTCGCCGCGGTTCAACGCGCCGTTCGTGGTGGTGAACCTGGGCGCCGTCCCGGAGAACCTGATCGAGAGCGAGCTCTTCGGCCACGAGAAGGGGGCCTTCACCGGCGCGGTGCGGCGGAAGGCGGGCAAGTTCGAGCAGGCCGAGGGCGGCACCATCTTCCTCGACGAGGTGGGCGACGCCCCGCCGTCGGTGCAGGTGCGGCTCCTGCGCGTGCTCCAGGAGCGCGAGGTGCAGCGCGTCGGCGGCGGGGACCCGGTGAAGGTGGACGTCCGGGTGGTCGCCGCCACCAACCGCGACCTCGAGGGGATGGTGGCCGAGGGCGCGTTCCGCCAGGACCTCTACTACCGGCTCGCGGTCTTCCCGGTGGAGCTGCCGCCCCTGCGGGCGCGGCGCGAGGAGCTGCGCGCGCTCTCGCGCTACTTCCTCGAGCGGCAGGCGGCGCTCATGCACCGGCGGGCGCCGGAGGTGCCGGAGGCGGTCTGGCGGGCGCTCGAGGCGCACGACTGGCCCGGCAACGTGCGCGAGCTCGAGAACACGCTGCAGCGGGCGCTCATCCTGTCGCCCGGCAACGCGCTCACCCTGCCCGAGCTCACCGGGCGAAGGCTCGGCGCGCCCCCCGCGGCCCCGGCCGCGCCGGAGCCGTCCGCGCCCGGCCGCTTCGAGGACGAGATGCGGGTCCTGCTCGGCCGCGCCCTCGCCGCCTGCGGCGGGCGGGTCTACGGGCCCGGGGGGGCGGCCGCGCTGCTCGACCTCAAGCCCACCACGCTGCAGGGCAAGCTCAAGAAGTACGGCGTCGCGGCGGGGTAGCGAGCGGCGCGGCCCGGCCTCAGTCCTCGTCCTCCTTCACCTGCTGGGCGAGGTAGTTCTGCGCGCCCACCTGGTCGATGAGCGTGAGCTGCGCCTCGAGCCAGTTGGCGTGCTCCTCCTCGCTCTCGAGCAGGTCCTCGAGCAGGTCGGCGGTGCCGTTGTCCCCCACCTGCCGGCAGAGCTCGATGCCGTGGTTCAGCACCGGGATGGCGGTCCGCTCGAGCTCGAGGTCGAGCTTGAGCTGCTCCGGCACCGTCTCGCCGACGTTGATCTTCTCGAGCCGCTGCAGGTTGGGCAGCCCCTCGAGGAAGAGGAGCCGCTCGATGAGCGCGTCGGCGTGCTTCATCTCGTCGATCGACTCGTGGCGGATCTTCTTCCAGAGCCGCTCGTAGCCCCAGTTCTCGCACATGCGCGCGTGCAGGAAGTACTGGTTGATGGCGGTGAGCTCGTTCGTGAGGACCTGGTTCAGCAGGTCGATGACGCGGGGATCGCCCTTCATGCGGCCTCCGGGTGGCGAGAGCGCCGGCGCCGGGCCGGCCGTCCTCACCTAGCCGGGCGACCGGCGGCGCGCCGCACCCTCACGCGGCGTCGAGGGGCCGGACCTGCTCGGGCCGGGCCCGCTCGGCGTGGGCCGCCGGACGCGCCAGCTGCACGAGCCGGCTCACCGTCGGGCGGCAGGCCCCGCAGCAGCTCCCGGCGCCGGTCCGGGCCATCACCTGCTCGGGTGACAGCCCCTGGGCGGCGAGCTCGTGGATCAGGCGGTCGGAGACGGCGCGGCAGACGCAGACGATCATCGGTTCTCTTCCCCGCGCGCCCCGGCCTCGGAGCGGACGCGATAATGAGAACCGTTATCACGTTACCCGGCTCGACGCAACCTGCCCCCCGTCACCGCGCCCCGTGCCCCTGCGACAGCCGGAACAGCTCGGCCAGCACGCCGCCCGCCGTGCTTACCGCGCCGACGCCCGCCCCCTGCACCAGGAGCGGATGCTCCTGGTAGCGCTCGGTGTGGCAGGCCACGTACGCCTCCACGCCGCGCAGGCGGCTCGCGAGGTGCTCCGGCCCGACGGCCGCCGGCCCCACCCGGATGCGCGCGCGCCCGCCCTCGACGTCGATGCGGGCGAGGTAGCGCAGCGCCCGGCGCTCGCCCCGGAGCGCCGCGACCCGCTCCTCCATGAAGGGGTCGTACCAGCGCAGCGCCTGCAGGAGGTCGCCGGGCCGGGAGAGGAGGTCCGCGGGGACGAGCGGCTCGCGCTCCACCTCGTCGAGCTCGGCGGCGAGCCCCAGCTCGCGGGCCAGGATCACCGCCTTGCGGGCGGCATCGAGGCCGGAGAGGTCGTCCCGCGGGTCGGCCTCGGTGTACCCGAGCTCGCGGGCCCAGCGGACCGCGAGCGAGAGCGGCGCCCCCTTCATGAGCTCGCCGCAGACGTGGCCGAGCGTCCCGGAGAGCGCGCCCTCCAGCGAGAGGAGCCGATCGCCGGCGTGGCGCAGCCCGGCGAGGGTCCCGATGAGCGGCAGGCTCGCGCCCACGGTCGCCTCGTGCGACCAGCGCCGGTGGTGCCGCCGCTGCACCGCGAGGAGCTCGTCGCGCGCGGGCTGCCGGGTGGCCAGCGGCCGCTTGTTGGCCGAGACCACGTCCACGCCGCGCCGGAAGGCCTCGGCGTAGACCGCCTCCATGCCGTCGGCGGCGGTGAGGTCCACGAGCACGGGGTGCGGCAGCCGGCCGAGCCGCTCGAGCAGCGGGGCGCCGCGGGCGAGGTCGAACGGGCCCGCCTCGGGCTCGGCCGCGAGCGCCGCCCGCCAGCCCTCGAGCCCCACTCCCTCGGGCTCGAACAGGGTGCGGCGGCTGTCGGCCAGGCCGACGACCCGGAGCGTCACGTCGTAGTCGCGCTCGAAGCCGGCGCGCTGCTCGGCCAGCTGCGCGAGGAGCTGCGAGCCCACCTTGCCCTTCCCGAGGACGAAGAGGCTCACCTCCTCGCGCCCGGCGGCGGCCGCGCCGTCGGCCCCGCCCCGGCGCGCCGCGGAGGCCTCGGCGCGCGGCGCGCGGCCCCGGAAGTCGGCCACCATCCGGTCGAGCCGCTCCACGTCGATGAGGAAGGCGTCGTGGCCGTGGGGCGACTCGATCCGCTCGAACCGCGCGCCCGGCACCAGCTCCGCCACCTCCCGCTGCTCCTCGGGCAGGTAGAGCACGTCGGTGTCGATCGAGACCACGAGCGCCGGCTTGCGCAGCCCGCGCAGCACCTCCTCGTACTCGCCCCGGCCGCGCGACACGTCGTGCGTGTCCATGGCCCGCGTGAGCGCCACGTAGCTCGCGGCGTCGAAGCGATCCACGAGCTGCTGGCCCTGGTAGCGCAGGTAGCTCTC from Anaeromyxobacter paludicola harbors:
- a CDS encoding hemerythrin domain-containing protein yields the protein MDAIETLMQEHRLIESAIDALAAYADELRRRQAVGTAEDRAELGRFVAFVREFADAHHHGKEEDILFAAMVEAGFPRHAGPIAVMLMEHDEGRRQIAVLKGLVEQQAPWTDLDRARLVEAAGGYAQLLHNHIHKEDAILYPMAEQRLAPAALDAVSAACERYEVEKGASGRPAELAKSAEALVARHAPARAACGAGAGPRFPVSGGCC
- a CDS encoding sigma 54-interacting transcriptional regulator, with amino-acid sequence MPLPVLPSPVPAAPAHDPHQQIVEEAIEAVLSTVDLASVLERTGALLNRHFGQTRVSINRIGPQEHLAQVALVSDPRHPGQPGTVFELAGSASGRALADRRPLVVDPIDAARPRYREEPELARLGYGSLVSFPLVFEDQLLGTLDIAHPPAEGLLACCFQVARQVAHLVAIALHNSLMVEEVQRLNRLLGRENALLKEEIRQIKRDTRYIAESAPMRAVVERVRLAAPSDTTVLVRGETGTGKEGLARLVHDLSPRFNAPFVVVNLGAVPENLIESELFGHEKGAFTGAVRRKAGKFEQAEGGTIFLDEVGDAPPSVQVRLLRVLQEREVQRVGGGDPVKVDVRVVAATNRDLEGMVAEGAFRQDLYYRLAVFPVELPPLRARREELRALSRYFLERQAALMHRRAPEVPEAVWRALEAHDWPGNVRELENTLQRALILSPGNALTLPELTGRRLGAPPAAPAAPEPSAPGRFEDEMRVLLGRALAACGGRVYGPGGAAALLDLKPTTLQGKLKKYGVAAG
- the bfr gene encoding bacterioferritin, which codes for MKGDPRVIDLLNQVLTNELTAINQYFLHARMCENWGYERLWKKIRHESIDEMKHADALIERLLFLEGLPNLQRLEKINVGETVPEQLKLDLELERTAIPVLNHGIELCRQVGDNGTADLLEDLLESEEEHANWLEAQLTLIDQVGAQNYLAQQVKEDED
- a CDS encoding (2Fe-2S)-binding protein, which produces MIVCVCRAVSDRLIHELAAQGLSPEQVMARTGAGSCCGACRPTVSRLVQLARPAAHAERARPEQVRPLDAA
- the metX gene encoding homoserine O-acetyltransferase MetX; amino-acid sequence: MTDARAAARAAFVAPETKVLTLPGELPLEMGGTLPEVQVAYRTWGTLDRDGANAVVVCHALTGSADADRWWTKMFGPGRAFDPERDFVLCSNILGSCYGTTGPASIDPRTGAPYLGDFPLVSIRDMVRVQRELCRALGVTRVRLVVGGSLGGMQTLEWALSYPELVDAFAFIASSARHSAWCIGLSEAQRQAIYADPRWRGGRYDPADPPLAGLAAARMMAMCTYRSRDSFEQRFARRPQTAGTYAVESYLRYQGQQLVDRFDAASYVALTRAMDTHDVSRGRGEYEEVLRGLRKPALVVSIDTDVLYLPEEQREVAELVPGARFERIESPHGHDAFLIDVERLDRMVADFRGRAPRAEASAARRGGADGAAAAGREEVSLFVLGKGKVGSQLLAQLAEQRAGFERDYDVTLRVVGLADSRRTLFEPEGVGLEGWRAALAAEPEAGPFDLARGAPLLERLGRLPHPVLVDLTAADGMEAVYAEAFRRGVDVVSANKRPLATRQPARDELLAVQRRHHRRWSHEATVGASLPLIGTLAGLRHAGDRLLSLEGALSGTLGHVCGELMKGAPLSLAVRWARELGYTEADPRDDLSGLDAARKAVILARELGLAAELDEVEREPLVPADLLSRPGDLLQALRWYDPFMEERVAALRGERRALRYLARIDVEGGRARIRVGPAAVGPEHLASRLRGVEAYVACHTERYQEHPLLVQGAGVGAVSTAGGVLAELFRLSQGHGAR